The following coding sequences are from one Plasmodium gaboni strain SY75 chromosome 10, whole genome shotgun sequence window:
- a CDS encoding putative pre-mRNA splicing factor, protein MSFKPRFSKSSSCIYVGNLPGNVIEEEVYDLFGKYGRIKYIDIKPSRSSSSSYAFVHYYDLKDADYAIERRDGYKFDGFRLRVEHSGENRSFGKYRKKDDGIGPPIRTENRVIVSNLPDNCRWQHLKDIMRQCGDVGYANIERGKGIVEFVSYDDMLYAIEKFDGAEFKVYDDVTNIKVRRDKRGSSYMKRYRSDYSPKYKKRRRYSNESGLSDRDRSRSRRYSKSSNSSTKRNNKYESDSQSLSDNRNSYRNRSRGKKRSGYKGKRSYSSYENQNDDVSRSRSDRGSRSGDRSYRKKKNKNESSSDVLSKHSSAYRDSDSEKNRSYRKRLSSDNRSHSRRRSVSEDRSERRRSLSEDRSERRRSLSEDRSNSRKRNASTDFKRELNSDDDKKSKKKRSYSASPRSAYKSSSRELKSQEKSNDRLSESKKSYKSQSASVRYNSPEEKKSEDETVKPKRGGRGNTKNTGKNKNTKGSKKGAKAEENDDLKSVSNDRNKSDKSEDKEKPEVISKDEEDKKTGGAEAKPKRGRRGRKKASAADENANGNVSN, encoded by the exons atgAGTTTTAAACCAAGATTCAGTAAATCATCTTCGTGTATATATGTAGGAAATTTACCAGGCAATGTCATTGAAGAAGAAGTTTACGATTTATTTGGAAAG TATGGGCGTATAAAgtatatagatataaagCCATCAAGATCTTCCTCTAGTTCCTATGCTTTTGttcattattatgattTGAA AGATGCAGATTATGCAATAGAAAGAAGAGATGGATATAAATTTGATGGATTTCGTTTACGTGTTGAACATTCAGGCGAAAACAGAAG ttttggaaaatatagaaaaaagGATGATGGTATTGGTCCACCTATAAGAACTGAAAATAGAGTAATTGTTAGTAATTTACCAGATAATTGCAGGTGGCAACatttaaaagatattatGAGACAATGTGGTGATGTGGGATATGCTAATATTGAACGAGGAAAAGGTATAGTAGAATTTGTAAGTTATGATGATATGTTATATGCAATTGAAAAATTTGATGGTGCCGAGTTTAAAGTGTATGACGATGttacaaatattaaagTTAGAAGAGATAAAAGAGGTTCTTCTTATATGAAAAGATATAGAAGTGATTATAGTCctaaatataaaaaaagacGCAGATATAGTAATGAATCAGGATTATCAGATAGAGATCGATCAAGATCTAGAAGATACAGTAAATCAAGTAATTCATCAACcaaaagaaataataaatatgaatcTGATAGTCAAAGTTTAAGTGATAATAGAAATAGTTACAGAAATAGAAGTAGGGGTAAAAAAAGAAGTGGATATAAAGGAAAAAGAAGTTATAGTTCTTATGAAAACCAAAACGATGATGTTAGTAGGAGCAGATCTGATCGTGGATCAAGAAGCGGTGATAGAAGTTatagaaagaaaaaaaataaaaatgaaagcTCTAGTGATGTATTAAGTAAACATTCTAGTGCATACCGAGATAGCGATAGTGAAAAAAATAGAAGCTATAGAAAACGTTTATCAAGTGATAACAGAAGCCATAGCAGAAGAAGAAGCGTAAGTGAAGATAGAAGTGAGAGAAGAAGAAGTTTAAGCGAAGATAGAAGTGAGAGAAGGAGAAGTTTAAGCGAAGATAGAAGTAATAGTAGAAAAAGGAACGCAAGCACCGACTTCAAAAGAGAACTAAATTCagatgatgataaaaaaagtaaaaaaaaaagaagtTATAGCGCTTCACCGAGATCGGCATATAAGAGCAGTTCACGTGAATTAAAAAGTCAAGAAAAAAGCAATGATCGATTAAGTGAATCAAAAAAGAGTTATAAATCACAAAGTGCTTCTGTTAGATACAATAGCCCAGAAGAGAAAAAAAGCGAGGATGAAACTGTAAAACCTAAGAGAGGTGGTAGGGGAAATACAAAGAATACAGGGAAGAATAAGAATACGAAAGGAAGTAAAAAAGGTGCTAAAGCagaagaaaatgatgatTTAAAAAGTGTTTCCAATGATAGAAATAAAAGTGATAAATCGGAAGACAAAGAAAAACCTGAAGTTATAAGTaaagatgaagaagataAGAAAACAGGAGGTGCAGAAGCAAAACCTAAAAGAGGAAGAAgaggaagaaaaaaagCTAGTGCAGCAGATGAAAATGCAAATGGTAATGTTAGCAActaa
- a CDS encoding 4-hydroxy-3-methylbut-2-en-1-yl diphosphate synthase yields the protein MSYIKRLILFMLLFYSHVKIKNLFIKLSNVNIFFAEAKKNGKKEFFLFLLNIKKNRQQKKNYHIIKRNIINKSDFLYSFLNEEGNSSNKEYKNLKDEEKYNIIQNIKKYCECTKKYKRVPTREVAIGNVKIGGNNKIAIQTMASCDTRNVDECVYQIRKCKDLGADIVRLTVQGVQEAQASYHIKEKLLSENVNIPLVADIHFNPKIALMAADVFEKIRVNPGNYVDGRKKWIDKVYKTKEEFDEGKLFIKEKFVPLIEKCKRLNRAIRIGTNHGSLSSRVLSYYGDTPLGMVESAFEFSDLCIENNFHNLVFSMKASNAYVMIQSYRLLVSKQYERNMMFPIHLGVTEAGFGDNGRIKSYLGIGSLLYDGIGDTIRISLTEDPWEELTPCKKLIENLKKRIFYNENFKEDNELKNNEMDTKNILNFEENYRNFNNIKKRNVEKNNNVLHEECTIGNVVTIKELEDSLQIFKDLNLEVDSNGNLKKGAKTTDMVIINDFHNITNLGKKTVDKLMQVGINIVVQYEPHNMEFIEKMETNNENNNNNDNNNNNNNILYYVDIKNIMNSSETNIKLSNSKGYGLILNGKEDIQTIKKIKELNPRPLFILLKSDNIYEHVLITRRMNELLQSLDINIPYIHYVDINSNNYDDILVNSTLYAGSCLMDLMGDGLIVNVTNDVLSNKKNIETKYDEKEQVQEEGGEKKDVHRLLSRVALNSFLTLNILQDTRIRLFKTDYIACPSCGRTLFNIQETTKKIMKLTGHLKGVKIAVMGCIVNGIGEMADAHFGYVGSAPKKIDLYYGKELVERNIPEEEACDKLIELIKKHNKWKDP from the coding sequence ATGAGCTATATAAAAAGACTGATTCTTTTTATGTTACTGTTTTATTCTCAtgtaaaaattaaaaatttgtTTATTAAACTTTCCAATgtaaacatattttttgCAGAAGCAAAgaaaaatggaaaaaaggaattctttctttttttactaaatataaaaaaaaataggcaacagaaaaaaaattatcatattatcaaaaggaatatcataaataaaagtgattttttatattcttttctAAATGAAGAAGGGAATTCTTCAAATAaggaatataaaaatttaaaagatgaagaaaaatataatatcatacaaaatataaaaaaatattgtgAATGTactaaaaaatataaaagagTCCCAACACGAGAAGTAGCTATTGGAAATGTTAAAATTGGaggaaataataaaatagCTATTCAAACTATGGCTAGCTGTGATACAAGAAATGTAGATGAATGTGTATATCAAATTAGAAAATGTAAAGATTTGGGTGCTGACATTGTAAGGCTGACAGTTCAAGGAGTTCAAGAAGCACAAGCTAGTTATcatattaaagaaaaattattatctgaaaatgtaaatatCCCATTAGTAGCAGATATTCATTTTAATCCTAAAATAGCTTTAATGGCAGCTGATGTGTTTGAAAAAATTCGAGTGAATCCAGGAAATTATGTTGAtggaagaaaaaaatggatAGATAAAGTGTATAAAACTAAAGAAGAATTTGATGAAGggaaattatttataaaagaaaaatttgTACCATTAATTGAAAAATGTAAAAGATTAAATAGAGCAATAAGAATTGGAACAAACCATGGATCTCTTTCATCTCGAgtattatcatattatgGAGATACACCATTAGGTATGGTAGAATCGGCTTTTGAGTTTTCTGATTTATGTATTGAAAACAATTTTCACAATCTTGTTTTTTCTATGAAAGCTTCTAATGCTTATGTTATGATACAATCTTATAGATTATTAGTATCTAAACAATATGAAAGAAATATGATGTTCCCCATACATTTAGGAGTTACAGAAGCAGGATTTGGCGATAATGGAAGAATAAAATCTTATTTGGGTATAGGGTCCTTATTATATGATGGTATAGGAGATACTATTCGTATATCTTTAACAGAAGATCCTTGGGAAGAGTTAACACCttgtaaaaaattaattgaaaatttaaagaaaagaatattttataacgaaaattttaaagaagataatgaattaaaaaataatgaaatgGATACtaaaaacatattaaattttgaagaaaattatcgaaattttaataatataaaaaaaagaaatgtagaaaaaaataataatgtacTACATGAAGAGTGCACTATAGGTAATGTAGTAACCATAAAAGAGTTAGAAGATTCTCTTCAAATTTTTAAAGATTTAAATTTAGAAGTCGATTCAAATGGAAATTTGAAAAAGGGAGCCAAAACAACTGATATGgttattataaatgattttcataatataacaaatttAGGAAAAAAAACTGTGGATAAATTAATGCAGGTGGGAATTAATATAGTAGTACAATATGAACCACATAATATGGaatttatagaaaaaatggaaacaaataatgaaaacaacaacaataatgacaataataataataataataatatattatattatgtggatataaaaaacattATGAACAGTTCAGaaacaaatattaaattaagTAATTCTAAAGGATATGGATTAATTTTAAACGGAAAAGAAGATATACAaactataaaaaaaataaaagaattaaatcCTCGACCTTTATTCATTCTTTTAAAATCAGATAACATATATGAACATGTATTAATAACCAGAAGAATGAATGAACTTTTACAATCCttagatataaatataccttatatacattatgttgatattaattcaaacaattatgatgatatattaGTTAATTCAACATTATATGCAGGAAGTTGTTTGATGGATTTAATGGGAGATGGTCTTATTGTTAACGTAACTAATGATGTCctttcaaataaaaaaaatatagaaacaaaatatgatgaaaaagaaCAAGTACAGGAAGAGGGGggagaaaaaaaagatgtTCATAGACTTTTGAGTAGGGTTGCattaaattcatttttaacATTAAACATTTTACAAGATACAAGAATACGTTTATTTAAAACAGATTATATAGCTTGCCCATCTTGTGGAAGAactttatttaatatacaAGAGACAActaaaaaaattatgaaattAACAGGACACTTAAAAGGTGTTAAAATTGCAGTCATGGGATGTATTGTTAATGGTATAGGAGAAATGGCAGATGCACATTTTGGTTATGTTGGTAGTGCACCTAAAAAAattgatttatattatgGTAAAGAATTAGTAGAAAGAAATATACCTGAGGAAGAAGCTTGTGATAAATTGATAgaattaattaaaaaacaTAACAAATGGAAAGATCcataa
- a CDS encoding putative CDGSH iron-sulfur domain-containing protein, with amino-acid sequence MSWQQWWPHDPVVKTDVVDPYLVKVEKKKVYWYCSCGVSKTQPWCDGSHKGTGFKPLMYIPQTSGYRLLCGCKQSMHLPHYDFADLWVRANRNVPKAAAFTYVALFSFGIMTSWLFHP; translated from the exons atgagtTGGCAACAATGGTGGCCTCATGACCCAGTAGTAAAAACAGATGTAGTTGATCCATATCTTGTGAAagtagaaaaaaaaaag GTTTATTGGTATTGTTCTTGCGGAGTAAGTAAAACACAACCATGGTGTGATGGATCACATAAAGGAACAG gaTTTAAACCATTGATGTATATTCCTCAAACAAGTGGATATAGACTTTTATGTGGATGTAAACAAAGTATGCATTTACCACATTACGATTTTGCGGATTTATGg GTTCGAGCAAATAGGAATGTTCCTAAAGCAGCTGCATTTACATATGTTGCACTTTTTTCGTTTGGTATCATGACATCATGGTTATTTCACCcttaa
- a CDS encoding putative phospholipid scramblase: MEEKNIHMQPNINYTYRNPNMYNMNYNNPIVPPPQQQMQLFVNDWKSILSPIQNCKIKQQFDDREFVVLSYGKEISKPDILMEKDCTCTFLCFNRPTIRMYDFSNNNNKELIGTIKAPYKCCSYNFNLFDSSNNKIMYMDDTCCQMSILFPCPWGPFKYSNFFLRDANSKEKIAHLRKEVPFLKFVKRDIDNYTLDFEQVQNPEWKMMLLAFALFLDYMYYDRK; the protein is encoded by the coding sequence atggaagagaaaaatatacatatgcaaccaaatataaattacaCCTATCGTAACCCTAATATGTACAATATGAATTACAATAATCCTATAGTCCCCCCACCTCAGCAACAAATGCAATTGTTTGTAAATGATTGGAAGAGTATTTTAAGTCCTATTCAAAAttgtaaaataaaacaacAATTTGATGATAGAGAATTTGTAGTATTATCATATGGAAAAGAAATAAGTAAACCAGACATTTTAATGGAAAAAGATTGTACCTGTACTTTTCTTTGTTTTAATAGACCTACCATAAGAATGTATgatttttcaaataataataataaagaacTTATTGGAACTATTAAAGCTCCATATAAGTGTTGCtcttataattttaatttatttgattcttctaataataaaattatgtatatgGATGATACTTGTTGCCAAATGAGTATCTTATTCCCTTGTCCATGGGGCCCATTTAAATACAGTAACTTTTTTTTACGTGATGCAAAttcaaaagaaaaaattgCTCACCTACGTAAAGAAGTACCTTTTCTCAAATTTGTTAAACGTGATATTGATAATTATACATTGGACTTTGAACAAGTTCAAAACCCTGAATGGAAAATGATGCTTTTAGCATTTGCTCTCTTCTTAgattatatgtattatgATCGTAAATAG
- a CDS encoding putative membrane protein (conserved Plasmodium membrane protein, unknown function), with product MDDVEIKQALFKNENKMKGEKCAICKSKYGKFINAFLTWEIVLLMVHILIYLVIIYKFVKDGKLTSGNHMLFRSYYSAGHFIQGFLFVLLLVPFQFKKKIVKYLINTSCVQMCNNGESEIKESFDDIEKHKMNNDIQNVDEEEEEERKKGKQKSSEDIKMMINKGNNTSDKNMDDQLTAINSDLNELEKEKYLNDVNIGMNNENKIEVIDENITNSLSESFINKLVFCSNTPNHKKKEIHYFFLCAKLFSSNKMNFLFVLKYVSTFILMFAYSLYNIIKRKLRYKYFYYSSYYMNAFDFAAGLLAGGIFVLLYGIILFCINLYNNTFKNKNKNFHFYDNYPFINDVKCICDENIKLNIRNNPYLKNIAINYFNSYYNYKNLLFIGQIFLVIISIFSFIFSITSIYAYDLSRQ from the coding sequence atGGATGATGTTGAAATAAAACAAGCATTATTCAAAAATGAGAATAAAATGAAAGGAGAAAAATGTGCCATATGTAAAAGTAAATACGGGAAATTCATAAATGCATTTTTAACATGGGAAATAGTATTATTAATGgttcatatattaatatacttagtaataatatataaatttgtGAAAGATGGAAAATTAACATCAGGAAATCATATGCTTTTTAGGTCATATTATAGTGCTGGACATTTTATACAAGGTTTCTTGTTTGTTCTACTTTTAGTACCCTTTCaatttaagaaaaaaattgtcaaatatttaattaatacATCATGTGTACAGATGTGTAATAATGGAGAAAGTGAAATAAAAGAAAGTTTTGATGATATAGAAAAAcataaaatgaataatgatatacaaaatgtagacgaagaagaagaagaagaaagaaaaaaaggaaaacAGAAATCATCTGAAGATATtaaaatgatgataaataaaggaaataatactagtgataaaaatatggatGACCAATTAACAGCTATCAATTCAGATTTAAATGAAttagaaaaagaaaaatatttaaatgatgTAAATATAGGAAtgaataatgaaaataaaattgaagttattgatgaaaatataacaaattCATTAAGTGAatcatttattaataaattagTATTTTGTTCTAATACACcaaatcataaaaaaaaagaaattcattatttttttttatgtgctaaattattttcttcaaacaaaatgaatttTCTATTTGTCCTAAAATATGTCTCTACCTTCATACTCATGTTCGcatattctttatataatataatcaAAAGAAAACTCcgttataaatatttttattattcatcGTATTATATGAATGCATTTGATTTTGCTGCAGGGTTATTAGCAGGAGGCATctttgttttattatatggaattatccttttttgtattaacctatataataacacatttaaaaacaaaaataaaaatttccatttttatgataattatccatttataaatgatgttaaatgtatatgtgacgaaaatataaaattaaatataagaaataatcCATACCTAAAAAATATTGCCATCAACTAttttaattcatattataattataaaaaccTTCTTTTTATAGGTCAAATATTTTTGGTTATTATAAgtattttttcttttattttttctattacGTCTATTTATGCCTACGACTTAAGTAgacaataa
- a CDS encoding putative kelch protein, which translates to MGKRDKKSKEKKEKIKIKKEKQKLKSLKSKKKKNNTLSDEDFDTICLYYENLNKKDKYGHININTTSNNTFVECEKPSPRSNCSITFINDEEFILFGGEYNDNNELISYNDLFKYNIVKNKWKYYFTTSKKPKPRCSHQTVYFNKKLYIFGGELCTNTQFFHYNDFWSFDLKNNVFEEIETKNIKDANKPSPRSGHRMILWKNYIVMFGGFFDNGRSIDYFNDLYIYIINSNKWINLTNVYMDSLFKRLTENNSSNNDNNLSVTSEKKKDSNKGKNSQILKSKFFKNFDLDSFMPSKRSSVCLFTDMKYQKIYIYGGYSQIKNTARNAIGFYFNDMWILNINIINEDNISVNFKKLKKSIFQPCKRTGFSTCIYKNTLILFGGVFDKKVENNTKKIDNPNNNNNNNMLEESLNLKSLFFNDLYLFDMKKEHWSYLNLKNKEETKELNKTSKENKKNDEKLEANKIGNNIKKDKFPQMEGEINCEDNNNNNNNKSQSKYEDASDGYVSSCFSDDNNEDYYSNVFVYFDENGKRQTIKIEKEEKNKSSYNEKKDFDDMLNVKENNDYLNQSLDEEKHIKVDKLIDSHSVFHQAQNITTWNGNKVTKSVGDENEHCENISNLPLNETILYVPLKDITNSENFKYSQELNDSKNIIAVEHINGVENVDEETCKEDSLDEDIKDDSNSDLESNKEEKKKKFVISEEEPIGRINSHIFVLNKNLYVYGGMYEYKNNEIILNDYWKINIFKREKWELLDKGNLDDIYLEESDMSSTISINDEDKDEREIEDLIICSKIKKLEKKIKELDNGLGLDIKENLNEFFLRTKDYWLKELNKISETKENRKEAFFLCEQKYKVIRKYYNKIQKYKELLMDDDDERSISETNSSEQEQSSN; encoded by the coding sequence ATGGGAAAAAGagataaaaaaagtaaagaaaagaaagaaaagataaaaataaaaaaagaaaagcAGAAGCTTAAATCATTGAAATcaaagaagaaaaaaaataatacattaaGTGATGAAGATTTTGATACaatttgtttatattatgaaaatttaaataaaaaggataaGTATGGGCATATCAATATAAATACGACTTCTAATAATACTTTTGTAGAATGTGAAAAACCAAGTCCTAGATCAAATTGTTCTATAACTTTTATTAATGATGaagaatttattttatttggaggtgaatataatgataataatgaattaatatcatataatgatttatttaaatataatattgtaaaaaataaatggaaatattattttactACTTCAAAAAAACCTAAACCTAGATGTTCTCATCAAACTGTTTATTTCAATaaaaagttatatatatttggAGGGGAATTATGTACAAATACTcaattttttcattataatgATTTCTGGAGTTttgatttaaaaaataatgtatttgaagaaatagaaactaaaaatataaaagatgCTAATAAACCATCTCCCAGAAGTGGTCATCGTATGATTTTGTGgaaaaattatattgtAATGTTTGGAGGTTTTTTTGATAATGGAAGATCCATAGATTATTTTAATgacttatatatatatataataaattcaAATAAATGGATAAACTTAACCAATGTATATATGGATTCTTTATTCAAAAGATTGACTGAAAATAATTCAtcaaataatgataataatcTTTCAGTTACATccgaaaaaaaaaaagactCAAACAAAGGAAAAAATTCAcaaattttaaaaagtaagttttttaaaaattttgattTAGACTCCTTTATGCCCTCTAAAAGGTCAAGTGTCTGTTTATTCACAGATATGaaatatcaaaaaatatatatatatggtgGATATTctcaaataaaaaataccGCAAGAAATGCTATAggattttattttaatgatatgtggattttaaatataaatattataaatgaagataaCATATCAGTAAATTTtaagaaattaaaaaaaagtattttCCAACCATGTAAAAGGACTGGCTTTAGTACatgcatatataaaaacacTCTCATTTTATTTGGAGGTGTATTTGATAAAAAGGtagaaaataatacaaaaaaaatagataatccaaacaataataataataataatatgttagAGGAATCATTAAACTTAAAGTCCCTTTTTTTCAATgatctttatttatttgatatgAAGAAAGAACATTGGTCCTACTTAAATCTAAAGAATAAAGAAGAAACAAAAGAATTAAACAAAACATctaaagaaaataaaaaaaatgatgaaaaattaGAGGCAAATAAAATAGGTAACAATATTAAGAAAGATAAATTTCCTCAAATGGAAGGAGAAATAAATTGTGAagacaataataataataataataataaatctCAATCGAAATATGAAGATGCTTCAGATGGATATGTATCTAGTTGTTTTTCTGATGATAATAACGAAGATTATTATTCTAATGTGTTTGTTTATTTTGATGAAAATGGAAAAAGACAAactataaaaatagaaaaagaagaaaaaaataagtCAAGCtataatgaaaagaaaGATTTTGATGATATGTTAAACGTGAAAGAAAACAATGATTATTTGAATCAATCATTAGATGAGgaaaaacatataaaagTAGATAAATTAATTGATAGTCATTCTGTTTTTCATCAAGCACAAAACATTACAACATGGAATGGAAATAAAGTTACAAAAAGTGTTGGAGATGAAAATGAACATTGTGAAAATATTTCTAACTTACCTTTAAATGAAACGATTCTTTATGTACCTTTAAAGGATATAACAAATTCTGAGAATTTTAAGTATTCACAAGAATTAAATGATTccaaaaatattattgCAGTTGAACATATAAATGGTGTTGAAAATGTAGATGAAGAAACATGTAAAGAGGATTCACTTGATGAAGATATAAAGGATGATAGTAATTCTGACTTAGAGAGTAATAAAGAAgagaagaagaaaaaattcGTAATAAGTGAAGAAGAACCTATTGGAAGAATTAATAGTCATATATTTGTTCTTAacaaaaatttatatgtatatggTGGAATGTATgaatataagaataatgAAATTATACTTAATGATTATTGgaaaattaatatattcaaaagAGAAAAATGGGAATTATTAGATAAGGGTAATTTAGATGATATTTATTTGGAAGAATCTGATATGAGTTCCACAATTTCAATTAATGATGAAGATAAAGATGAGAGAGAAATAGAAGATTTAATTATTTGTAgtaaaattaaaaaattagaaaaaaaaataaaagagTTAGACAACGGATTAGGTTTAGATATTAAAGAGAATTTAAATGAATTCTTTTTAAGAACAAAAGATTATTGGTTAAAAGAattgaataaaataagtGAAACCAAAGAAAATAGAAAAGAAGCTTTTTTCTTATGtgaacaaaaatataaagttattagaaaatattataataaaattcaaaaatataaagaattattaatGGATGATGATGACGAAAGAAGTATTAGTGAAACCAATTCAAGTGAACAAGAACAAAGTTCTAATTAg
- a CDS encoding putative citrate synthase, mitochondrial precursor, whose protein sequence is MEGIRYISCNKIFYKRTGSTKTLINSLRKRYVHNNFKKKTCEQVLNTVNKFHNEKRYFNFSCSFTKSSRWNICMNRPNKRFFSSDESNKNLYLENYANIRKYINSIDSEESVIMNILKEKTYECIQKTREQLKEIIHTYPNTPISICTPNNVIGGLRNTITLITDTSILEKKKGILFRGKPVEKILKEFPKWDNTCEYPMAEAMLWFLLTKEVPAVDDLKLLSRELYCRAKKIPQFVFDFIDNIPPFTHPMSQLVSTVSFLESLSLFKYKYSEGILKKDYWKYILEDAISLISQIQVIGAYIFKRTFINNNIRKGEGMDLDLDLDWSANFAKLIGYENKEVQDLLRLYFLLHSDHEGGNASAHVSHLIGSTLGNPYLSYSGCVIALSGPLHGLANQECLKFLLDIKKQLGDNQLTYEFIEKYAKNLLKSGRVIPGYGHAVLRVPDPRFLALRSFALSHFPDDPIIQILEMCYKVIPGILSATGKVKNPYPNVDCSSGSVLHHYGIKYPEYYTVLFSLSRSIGVMSQLVLSRGLMYPLERPKSVDIYNLRKICEKNYVKIEEYE, encoded by the coding sequence atggaaGGGATAAGGTACATATCATGcaataaaattttttataaaagaacAGGGTCTACTAAAACGCTTATAAATTCATTAAGAAAAAGATATgtacataataattttaaaaagaaaactTGTGAACAAGTATTAAATACTGTAAATAAATTTCATAATGAAAAGCgatattttaatttttcttgTTCTTTTACAAAATCCAGTAGATGGAATATCTGTATGAATAGACCTAACAAACGTTTTTTTTCTAGCGATGAATCCAATAAGAATTTATATCTTGAAAATTATGCTAATATTcgaaaatatattaatagtatAGATAGTGAAGAATCTgttattatgaatattttgAAAGAAAAGACATATGAATGTATTCAGAAAACAAGAGAAcaattaaaagaaattatacatacatatCCTAATACACCTATATCTATATGTACACCAAATAATGTAATAGGTGGATTAAGAAATACCATAACCCTAATTACAGATACATCCATTTTAGAAAAGAAGAAAGGAATATTATTTAGAGGTAAGCCTgtagaaaaaatattaaaagaatttCCAAAATGGGATAATACTTGCGAATATCCTATGGCTGAAGCAATGCTTTGGTTTTTATTAACAAAGGAAGTACCTGCTGTAGATGACTTAAAACTTTTGTCAAGAGAATTATATTGCAGAGCTAAAAAAATTCCACAATTTGTTTTTGATTTTATAGATAATATTCCACCATTTACTCATCCAATGAGTCAATTAGTATCTACAGTTTCATTTTTAGAATCTTTATCgttatttaaatataaatattcagaaggaatattaaaaaaagattactggaaatatattttagaAGATGCGATTTCTTTAATATCTCAAATTCAAGTTATTGGtgcatatatttttaaaagaacatttataaataataatataagaaaaGGAGAAGGTATGGATTTAGATCTTGATCTTGATTGGTCAGCTAATTTTGCCAAATTAATAGGttatgaaaataaagaagTACAAGATTTATTAAGACTTTATTTCTTATTGCACAGTGATCATGAGGGTGGCAATGCAAGTGCACATGTATCACATTTGATTGGAAGTACCTTAGGAAATCCATATTTGTCCTATTCTGGTTGTGTTATAGCATTATCTGGGCCTTTACATGGACTAGCTAATCAAGAATGTCTCAAGTTTTTATTGGATATTAAAAAACAATTAGGTGATAACCAACTTACTTATGAATttattgaaaaatatgCTAAAAATCTTTTGAAATCTGGAAGAGTTATACCTGGATATGGACACGCAGTTTTAAGAGTTCCTGATCCTCGTTTCTTAGCCCTTAGAAGTTTTGCATTATCTCATTTTCCAGATGACCCAATAATACAAATACTTGAAATGTGTTACAAAGTTATACCAGGTATTTTATCAGCAACTGGAAAAGTTAAAAATCCCTATCCTAATGTAGATTGTTCTAGTGGATCAGTATTACATCATTATGGTATAAAATATCCTGAATATTATACTGTTCTTTTTTCCCTTTCTAGATCCATTGGTGTAATGTCTCAGTTGGTTTTATCTAGAGGATTAATGTATCCTTTAGAAAGGCCAAAATCCGTAGacatttataatttaagaaaaatttgtgaaaagaattatgtaaaaattgaagaatatgaataa